The window GAATCTAAAGAGTCTCATGCTAGAACAGACCCTGGTACGTTAGTAAGTGATTTGAACATGGGTACAAAGGCCTCGGAAGTTGATGACAATGAGGTCATACATTATGTGGATGATGTGAAAAAGTTTGGGGAGGCGCCTCAAGATTTAAAAGCAAACCCAATGATTTCCATAGAAAACAATGATGAAGATTCAGATGGTCAATCTAGTGATTTGGAAAAGGAAGCAAAGCAGGGGAAGGAAGAGGTGTCAGATTGTGAGACCTTGAAGGATTCGGTATCATCTCAAGGAGAATCCACTACATCCGCGGATGAGATAGGTGAAAGCCCTTCAAGGGTACCCAAAGTTATTGGAAGAAAAGATTCCTCAGAGAGCTCTCATGGATCCAGGGAGAGATCTGGTCATGATTTTAGTAAGTCAAAATCGGAGGATCACACTCGCAAACAATCCACAGCGTTACACAAAGGGCCTTCTGGTGTTGCCAGCAAAGGTTCTTCAAAAAATGATTCTGGCACTACAGAAATTCCCATAAAACCTTCATCAGAATCATCCGAAGTGGTTGATGACAAGAGTGTCAAAGAGATGAAAGGAAGTGATATGGTTGATACGTCTTCAAATGGTGCACGGAGTATTGGAAGTGACAATCAAACTATAGATGCAGATGAAATTGATGAACAAGAGGATGTCACAGCTTTGGAACAGAAGGTTGATGAAATGGAAATGAGAATTCAGAAACTTGAAGAAGAACTGCGAGAAGTTGCTGCTCTTGAAATTTCCCTGTATTCTGTGGTTCCGGAGCATGGGAGCTCCGCACATAAAGTGCACACACCCGCCCGACGCATTTCTCGACTTTTTATTCATGCTTGCAAACATTGGACTCAGGACAAGCGAGCCACAATTGCTAAGAACACTGTATCAGGGCTTGTTCTAATTGCAAAGTCCTGTGGTAGTGATGTTGCCAGGTAAATGTTATCATGTTGTAGTTAGTTCAAAAGTGTTCCAAATTGTTGTGATTTCTGCAAACTAACTTATTCATTTTCCTTTTGTCTCTTAAGGTTGACCTTCTGGTTATCCAATACTGTTGTGCTAAGGGAGATCATATCTCAAGCATTTGGCAGTTCACGTCACTCAAGTCCTTTTTCTAAGTTTGAGACTAATGGTACAAGCAAGAGAAATGATGTGAAGTCTGCAGCACTGAGATGGAGGGGTAGTCCTGGTAGTAAACAAATGAATGGCTTCATGCAGTTTGCTGATGATTGGCAAGAGACAGGAACCTTCACAGCCGCATTAGAAAGAGTTGAATCCTGGATTTTTTCTCGGCTAGTTGAGTCCGTGTGGTGGCAGGTACAGTTATATAAACCAAAATATATAATTGATTACTACAGCTGAACTATAGTGTTTGTTTGATTGAGACAACCAGACTACAGTGTAAAGTTAGTCCGAGTCCCACATCTTGTCAATTTTTTTTCAATAAACTTTTGACGTATGTTTGTTATCAAGGGGTTCTATTTTTTGCTGATTGCGAGCTGATCTTTCTAGGCTTTGGCACCACATATGCAATCTCCAGTTGAGTATTCATCAAATAATAAGACACCAAGGTTGTTGGGACCTGCCCTGGGTGATCAAAACCAAGGCAGCTTTTCTGTTAACCTGTGGACAAATGCTTTCCAGGATGCTTCTCAACGACTCTGTCCAGTTCGAGCCGGGGGGCACCAGTGTGGCTGCTTGCCTGTGCTGGCTAGAATGGTATGAATCCTCAAATGTCTACCTAAGTTTCCCCTGCAGCATACATTTATTGCTGACATTGATACTTTAATCTCAACACAGTTTGTTGAACTTTCTAAGCTTTCCAGTTTCTTTGGAGATTTATTTGAGTATGATTTTCCTTTCAGGTCATGGGACAATGTGTAGCGAGGCTAGATGTTGCAATGTTCAATGCTATCCTCCGTGAGTCAGTACATGAGGTTCCTACTGATCCAGTGTCAGATCCCATTCTTGATTCCCTAGTTCTACCTATTCCTGCTGGTGATTTGAGTTTTGGATCTGGCGCACAACTAAAAAATTCTGTACGTGCTTTATCCTCCTCCTAGTTTTATTCATTTTAGACCTGATATATTATATTTTAATCATGTGCATAGTTAAAGATAACATTGTTTTAGCAATACATCCTTTTGAACTAGGAATCTTGAAATTGCCTGCCTTACCTTAAAATACTATGACTTCCGATCCGTATGATGCATATTTAATCAAGTGCCACTACAGGCATCTAGTTACTGGTAAAACGACACCTATCATTCGTCACTTGCCTGTTTGATTTATTAGAAATCAAGATACTGATAAAATTAGCTCTACTTGTTTAATTATTTGATCTTCCTTGTATACACATAGTCCTTAGGTATGTGATATAAATCATGATTGCAAGTGTTAAAAGTTGAGGAGGCTGCTTATCATGCAGGTTGGAAATTGGTCTAGATGCTTAAGTGATATGTTTGGCATGGATGCTGATGATTCCCTGCAAGAAACTCAGCTTGGAAGTGGGGACGATGACAAGCAGAGTGGAGATGGTGAACCAAAATCCTTCCTTCTTCTCAACGCCTTGAGTGATCTTCTGATGCTACCAAAAGATATGCTTATGGACCGCTCTATCAGAAAGGAGGTATGCGTTGTGAGACCACTTTCAGTTTGTTTCTCTCTCTCTCTCTCTCTGTGCTGATTAAACTTTGATTTTGTCATGTTCACTAGGTCTGCCCATCAATTAGTCTTCCACTAGTTAAGCGAATACTTTGTAACTTCACTCCAGATGAGTTCTGTCCAGATGCTGTTCCAGGAGCTGTATTGGAGGCACTGAATGCTGAGGTATGTATACACTCTCAGCTTCCCCTTGGTTACCTTACAAAGCTTTATTCAATTTCAGTTTCTCTCCCCAAGTGAACTTTTGTCATTAACGTTAGATGAGTTTGAAACGTTTGTCGAAGTTTCATCTGCAACTTCTTTAATGACAGTTTATTGTTGGTTTTAGACCAGTGGATCATAAAAGTAAGAGGTGCTTTGTAATTTGAAAGAGCAAACATTTCCTTTTGTTACAGCTTAACATTTTGTTTCATCATTTGTT of the Fragaria vesca subsp. vesca linkage group LG6, FraVesHawaii_1.0, whole genome shotgun sequence genome contains:
- the LOC101299504 gene encoding uncharacterized protein LOC101299504, with amino-acid sequence MKEVDKRKTTNTKTTKRSGRTERRDNKLNQGTTGKNLNGKGTESKESHARTDPGTLVSDLNMGTKASEVDDNEVIHYVDDVKKFGEAPQDLKANPMISIENNDEDSDGQSSDLEKEAKQGKEEVSDCETLKDSVSSQGESTTSADEIGESPSRVPKVIGRKDSSESSHGSRERSGHDFSKSKSEDHTRKQSTALHKGPSGVASKGSSKNDSGTTEIPIKPSSESSEVVDDKSVKEMKGSDMVDTSSNGARSIGSDNQTIDADEIDEQEDVTALEQKVDEMEMRIQKLEEELREVAALEISLYSVVPEHGSSAHKVHTPARRISRLFIHACKHWTQDKRATIAKNTVSGLVLIAKSCGSDVARLTFWLSNTVVLREIISQAFGSSRHSSPFSKFETNGTSKRNDVKSAALRWRGSPGSKQMNGFMQFADDWQETGTFTAALERVESWIFSRLVESVWWQALAPHMQSPVEYSSNNKTPRLLGPALGDQNQGSFSVNLWTNAFQDASQRLCPVRAGGHQCGCLPVLARMVMGQCVARLDVAMFNAILRESVHEVPTDPVSDPILDSLVLPIPAGDLSFGSGAQLKNSVGNWSRCLSDMFGMDADDSLQETQLGSGDDDKQSGDGEPKSFLLLNALSDLLMLPKDMLMDRSIRKEVCPSISLPLVKRILCNFTPDEFCPDAVPGAVLEALNAESIVERRLSGESARSFPYTAAPVVYNPPSSVDVSEKDSEAGSPLERNVSALQRKGYTSDEELEELDSPLTAIVDKLPSSPSLTANGNGHGKLEETTGHACMNARYDLLREVWFA